From the Pseudarthrobacter sp. MM222 genome, one window contains:
- a CDS encoding GNAT family N-acetyltransferase, which yields MTSLNQFLTAYDEQLRTDAETPGAIAVERLGPLRLVTFAGGRGFVTYQDLDGASAQRITQWVVEALAVYRKDPAIVRVEWKTRGHDHAPGLHDALLRNGFEPDETESIMIGEATALNVDVQLPPGVSLHRVTEEQDIRAMSAMQDNVFGEPVSDDNAEGLLRRVEHDDGMELWVAVYQGRIISAGRLEPVAETEFAGIWGGATVEGWRGQGIYRAVTAARARSALKMGKTLIHSDSTAYSRPILERSGLVRVSTTTPYRWRR from the coding sequence ATGACTTCTTTGAATCAATTCCTGACGGCATACGACGAACAACTCCGGACAGATGCGGAGACCCCAGGCGCGATCGCCGTTGAGCGGCTGGGGCCCCTGCGCCTCGTGACGTTCGCAGGAGGTCGGGGCTTCGTGACCTATCAGGACCTCGATGGAGCCAGCGCACAAAGGATTACACAGTGGGTGGTCGAAGCACTTGCCGTCTACCGCAAAGATCCCGCGATCGTGCGCGTGGAGTGGAAAACCCGTGGTCATGATCACGCGCCAGGACTCCATGACGCGCTATTGCGGAACGGCTTTGAGCCTGATGAGACTGAGTCGATCATGATCGGGGAAGCCACCGCGTTGAATGTGGATGTGCAACTCCCGCCCGGGGTCAGCCTCCACAGAGTGACTGAAGAACAGGACATCCGCGCCATGAGCGCAATGCAGGATAACGTCTTCGGCGAGCCTGTCTCCGATGACAACGCCGAAGGGCTGCTGCGTCGGGTCGAACACGACGACGGCATGGAACTCTGGGTTGCCGTATACCAGGGGAGGATTATCAGCGCGGGCCGCCTCGAGCCGGTCGCGGAAACAGAATTCGCAGGCATTTGGGGCGGGGCCACCGTCGAGGGATGGCGTGGTCAGGGCATCTACCGGGCTGTCACAGCGGCTCGGGCTCGATCTGCACTGAAAATGGGCAAGACACTCATCCACAGCGATTCAACTGCATACTCCCGCCCGATCCTGGAAAGGTCTGGCTTGGTCCGAGTGTCGACGACAACCCCCTACCGCTGGCGGCGCTGA
- a CDS encoding HAD-IIA family hydrolase has product MDGNDLISKFDALLADLDGVVYAGPNAIPGAVESLRRLAGIGVGLGYVTNNASRSPAQVAQHLRDLGAPAEDHQVVSSSQAAGELLGSLLPAGARVLITGGDALAREIELVGLVPVRSEAENPVAVVQGFHPDVGWKDLAEAAYVVAAGALWVATNTDMSIPQERGIAPGNGSLVAAVSAATGQLPLVAGKPEAPLFHAAAKRLAADRPLVVGDRLDTDILGGNRAGFATVAVLTGVDTRETILAARTLERPGFLINDLTDLYRPYPAVEHNAGRYVCGAASAFVDGQTVRVSGDPADLDAWRAACAAWWAARPETLSALAPVLEWLDH; this is encoded by the coding sequence ATGGACGGCAATGATCTGATCTCAAAGTTCGACGCGCTGCTCGCCGACCTCGACGGTGTGGTCTATGCAGGACCCAACGCCATCCCGGGAGCCGTGGAGTCCCTGCGCAGGCTCGCCGGCATCGGCGTCGGCCTGGGCTACGTCACCAACAACGCGTCCCGGTCTCCAGCGCAGGTGGCGCAGCACCTCCGTGATCTGGGCGCCCCGGCGGAGGACCATCAGGTGGTCAGCTCCTCGCAGGCCGCAGGAGAGCTGCTGGGTTCGCTGCTGCCCGCCGGCGCCCGCGTCCTGATCACAGGCGGCGACGCCCTGGCCCGCGAAATTGAACTTGTGGGGCTGGTACCGGTCCGGAGTGAAGCGGAAAATCCTGTCGCCGTCGTGCAGGGATTCCACCCCGACGTCGGCTGGAAAGACCTCGCAGAGGCCGCCTATGTAGTGGCGGCCGGCGCGCTGTGGGTGGCCACCAACACGGACATGTCCATTCCCCAGGAGCGGGGCATCGCCCCGGGAAACGGGTCACTCGTCGCGGCGGTGAGCGCGGCTACCGGACAACTCCCGCTCGTCGCCGGTAAGCCCGAGGCGCCGCTGTTCCACGCCGCCGCCAAACGGCTGGCCGCCGACCGGCCCCTCGTCGTCGGGGACCGGCTCGATACCGACATCCTCGGCGGGAACAGGGCCGGATTCGCGACGGTGGCCGTGCTGACCGGCGTCGACACCCGGGAAACCATCCTTGCTGCCCGGACCCTCGAACGGCCCGGGTTCCTGATCAATGACCTCACCGATCTCTACCGCCCCTACCCGGCGGTGGAGCACAACGCCGGCCGGTATGTTTGCGGCGCCGCCTCCGCCTTCGTGGACGGGCAGACGGTCCGCGTGAGTGGTGACCCCGCCGATCTGGATGCCTGGCGGGCCGCCTGCGCGGCCTGGTGGGCCGCCAGGCCCGAGACCCTCAGCGCGCTGGCGCCGGTTCTCGAATGGCTGGATCACTAG
- a CDS encoding anti-sigma factor, whose protein sequence is MAHLDDEQLSLLALGEDLGEDATLHVEQCRECAETLKSLQDIVLVATTDPNTVQLQAPGSHNWAAIHAALELSPSLAADPVSVIADAGSRTSSNETSGARPDDTSGLVAPTPLRPSNIRSGARPGLWILGVAAGTAAGLVIGAWTAASILGPAGPPLSGPTISAPTQTEPAAVLLAEASLQPLASHSSSGDAVVQRLADGSRQLVIRLPDEPLPGFREVWVGSSDLSKMVSLGVLGDQAGVFVLPSGLDLAQYPIVDISQEPYDGDPAHSAESIARGVLTLQG, encoded by the coding sequence ATGGCACACCTTGATGACGAGCAGCTCAGTCTTCTGGCGCTCGGTGAGGACCTCGGCGAGGACGCCACCCTACATGTTGAGCAGTGCCGGGAGTGTGCAGAGACTCTGAAGTCCTTGCAGGACATCGTGCTCGTTGCCACCACCGACCCCAATACGGTGCAACTCCAAGCACCCGGCAGCCACAATTGGGCCGCCATCCATGCAGCACTCGAGCTCTCCCCGTCCCTGGCGGCGGATCCCGTGAGCGTTATTGCCGATGCCGGCAGCCGGACGTCCAGCAACGAGACTTCCGGCGCGAGGCCGGACGACACATCCGGATTAGTAGCGCCAACGCCCTTGCGCCCCAGCAACATCCGGTCCGGCGCGCGTCCCGGTCTGTGGATTTTGGGGGTCGCTGCCGGAACCGCCGCAGGGCTAGTCATCGGGGCCTGGACGGCGGCGAGCATTCTTGGGCCAGCCGGACCCCCGCTCAGCGGCCCCACGATTTCGGCGCCAACGCAGACAGAACCAGCTGCCGTGCTGCTGGCTGAGGCGTCACTGCAGCCGTTGGCGTCACACTCTTCCAGCGGCGACGCAGTGGTGCAACGGCTGGCCGACGGTTCGCGGCAATTGGTGATCCGTCTCCCGGATGAACCCCTGCCGGGCTTCCGGGAGGTCTGGGTGGGTTCGTCGGACTTGTCCAAAATGGTCAGTCTGGGTGTGCTGGGGGATCAGGCCGGCGTGTTCGTTCTTCCCTCCGGCCTGGACCTGGCCCAGTATCCGATCGTTGATATCTCGCAGGAGCCCTACGACGGCGATCCGGCACATTCCGCGGAAAGTATCGCCCGAGGGGTGCTGACCCTGCAGGGGTGA
- a CDS encoding DUF4397 domain-containing protein codes for MRKSLSAAAGVLTLLAGVAVAGPAQAGDRHNDTARLSVLHGVPGLTVDVWVDGKLTLDNFKSGTLAGPLEVPDGHHKIAITGADATSADNPVIGPVRVDLEDGRNYTAVAHLKADGTPTATLFRNSISPSPDGEGKLTVRHVAAAPAVDVLAGGKAVVKGLTNSHQRKLILKAGTVSASVAPARSTNPVLGPADVPVTEGKNTIVYAWGSLADNNLGIAVQVVDLRSGSKHDD; via the coding sequence ATGCGTAAATCACTCTCTGCAGCCGCCGGAGTATTGACCCTTCTGGCTGGAGTCGCCGTGGCAGGTCCTGCCCAAGCTGGTGACAGGCATAACGACACAGCGAGGCTGTCCGTCTTGCACGGCGTCCCCGGTCTCACCGTGGATGTTTGGGTCGACGGCAAGTTAACGCTTGACAACTTCAAGTCGGGCACGTTGGCCGGCCCGCTGGAAGTCCCCGACGGGCACCACAAAATCGCAATTACCGGGGCAGACGCCACTAGCGCCGACAACCCGGTGATCGGCCCAGTCAGAGTGGACCTGGAGGATGGCCGGAACTACACAGCCGTGGCGCACCTCAAAGCTGACGGCACCCCGACGGCTACCCTTTTCCGCAATAGCATCTCGCCGAGCCCGGATGGAGAGGGAAAGCTGACAGTCCGGCACGTCGCCGCAGCACCGGCCGTCGACGTCCTCGCCGGTGGAAAGGCCGTGGTCAAGGGCCTTACCAACTCCCATCAGAGGAAGCTCATCCTCAAGGCAGGAACGGTCTCGGCTTCGGTTGCACCGGCGCGGTCCACCAACCCGGTGCTCGGGCCCGCCGATGTCCCGGTCACCGAGGGGAAGAACACCATTGTCTATGCCTGGGGCAGCCTCGCCGACAACAACCTCGGCATCGCGGTCCAGGTGGTGGACCTCCGGTCGGGCAGCAAACACGACGACTGA
- a CDS encoding NUDIX domain-containing protein translates to MSSRTVYQGRIWDVVSDTFQLNDDGDALVRDYIEHPGAVAVLPMNDAGEVLLIKQYRHPVGMDLWEIPAGLLDVEGEDFVVGAARELAEEADLVAAEWNVLVDFFNSPGSSSEAIRIYLARGLSDVPGHELHVRTDEEAEIELHWTPLEDAVASVLEGRLHNPSAVVAILAATAARADNFKGLRPADAPWPAHPSQR, encoded by the coding sequence TTGTCATCCCGGACGGTCTATCAAGGCCGGATCTGGGATGTCGTCAGTGACACGTTCCAGCTCAACGACGACGGCGACGCCCTCGTCCGCGATTACATCGAGCACCCGGGCGCTGTGGCCGTCCTGCCGATGAACGACGCTGGTGAAGTGCTGCTGATCAAGCAGTACCGCCACCCCGTCGGGATGGACCTCTGGGAGATCCCGGCGGGACTGCTCGACGTCGAGGGTGAGGACTTTGTCGTCGGAGCTGCCCGCGAACTGGCCGAGGAAGCGGATCTGGTCGCGGCGGAGTGGAATGTCCTCGTGGACTTCTTCAATTCGCCCGGGTCTTCCAGCGAGGCCATCCGGATATACCTGGCCCGCGGTCTGAGTGACGTGCCCGGTCACGAACTGCATGTCCGCACCGACGAGGAAGCCGAGATCGAGCTGCACTGGACCCCGCTCGAGGACGCCGTCGCCTCGGTGTTGGAAGGACGCCTGCACAACCCCTCCGCCGTCGTCGCGATCCTCGCCGCCACGGCTGCCCGTGCTGACAACTTCAAGGGACTCCGCCCGGCCGACGCGCCGTGGCCCGCGCACCCCAGCCAGCGCTGA
- a CDS encoding TlyA family RNA methyltransferase produces the protein MSRLDQVLVGRGLARSRTHAARLIAEGKVSSGGEVLAKASLQVQDDAELDVAATDEDNYVSRAGHKLAGALDAFPAVEVAGKRCLDAGASTGGFTEVLLRRGADHVVAVDVGHDQLVPQIRSDPRVSVHEGLNVRYMTAAEIGGRVALTVADLSFISLTLVVAPLAACTEPGGDLVLMVKPQFEIGKDRLGRTGVVTSERERRLAVSKVAAAAMDAGLELQGLASSPLPGQDGNVEYFLWIKRGIGTDLPKIEERDAAVAALIATIWPKHEQH, from the coding sequence ATGAGCAGGCTTGACCAGGTCCTCGTCGGCCGCGGGCTGGCGCGGTCCCGCACCCACGCGGCTCGGCTTATTGCCGAAGGCAAAGTCAGCTCCGGCGGCGAAGTGCTGGCCAAAGCGTCGCTCCAGGTGCAGGACGACGCCGAACTGGATGTTGCTGCCACCGACGAGGACAACTACGTCAGCCGTGCCGGGCACAAACTTGCCGGTGCGCTGGACGCTTTCCCCGCCGTCGAGGTGGCAGGCAAACGCTGCCTCGACGCCGGCGCCTCCACTGGCGGGTTCACCGAGGTCCTGCTCCGCCGCGGCGCGGACCACGTCGTGGCTGTCGACGTCGGCCATGACCAGTTGGTGCCGCAAATCCGGAGCGACCCCCGGGTCTCCGTCCACGAAGGCCTCAACGTCCGCTATATGACGGCGGCCGAGATCGGCGGGCGTGTCGCCCTGACGGTGGCGGATCTGTCCTTCATCTCCCTGACCCTGGTGGTCGCACCCCTGGCGGCCTGCACCGAGCCCGGCGGAGACCTCGTCCTGATGGTCAAACCGCAGTTCGAGATCGGCAAGGACCGGCTGGGCCGAACCGGCGTGGTCACCTCGGAACGGGAACGCCGCCTGGCGGTAAGCAAAGTTGCCGCCGCCGCCATGGATGCCGGCCTGGAACTGCAGGGCCTGGCGAGCAGTCCGCTGCCCGGCCAGGACGGAAACGTCGAGTACTTCCTGTGGATAAAACGCGGGATCGGGACAGACCTGCCTAAGATCGAGGAGCGGGACGCAGCCGTTGCTGCGTTAATCGCAACGATCTGGCCCAAGCACGAGCAGCACTAG
- the recN gene encoding DNA repair protein RecN, with the protein MLEELRIRDLGVITDATLPLGPGLSVVTGETGAGKTMVVTAVGLLLGARSDAGAVRSGAKSASAEAIVKLDSGHAAVARAREAGADIEEFDGAAELLIARSVGADGRSRAYLGGRVAPVGVLAEVGETLVVVHGQSEQIRLKSPVAQRGALDKFAGEGLARTLAAYQELHVHWKAILAELDSLRSAARERLREAESLEVALAEIDAVDPQPGEDEVLKAEAVKLANVEELRIAATTAHQALIAEDFGDGSDATALVDAAKRTLEHVAEHDEELGSAAARLAEVGFLLNDIATELASYQASLDTEGPERLAEIEDRRAALAKLVRKYAPSIDEVLVWAEEARARFEELQDDSTRIEALDADVTRTEAELRKQAAALSKIRKKAAKDLSARVSAELKALAMADATLVINVDPGEQLGPFGADDISFLLQPHSGAPARPLGKGASGGELSRVMLAIEVVLAAVDPVPTFVFDEVDAGVGGRAAVEIGRRLAMLARHVQVLVVTHLPQVAAFADQHIRVTKTSVRGADGATATGFTSSDVQLLDADERVRELARMLAGQEDSESAQAHAQELLDDARLLPQQA; encoded by the coding sequence ATGCTTGAAGAACTGAGAATCCGCGACCTCGGCGTCATCACCGACGCGACGCTGCCCCTCGGGCCGGGACTGAGTGTGGTGACCGGTGAAACGGGTGCCGGCAAGACCATGGTGGTGACCGCCGTCGGGCTGCTGCTCGGCGCCCGGTCCGACGCCGGAGCGGTGCGCAGCGGCGCGAAAAGTGCTTCCGCCGAGGCGATTGTGAAACTGGACTCCGGGCACGCCGCCGTGGCGCGCGCCCGGGAAGCCGGTGCAGACATCGAAGAGTTCGACGGCGCCGCCGAACTGTTGATCGCCCGCAGTGTGGGTGCGGACGGCCGCAGCCGCGCCTACCTTGGCGGCCGGGTGGCGCCCGTAGGGGTCCTTGCCGAGGTCGGCGAAACCCTCGTGGTGGTCCACGGCCAGTCGGAGCAGATCAGGCTCAAGAGCCCGGTGGCACAGCGCGGGGCCCTGGACAAATTCGCGGGGGAGGGCCTCGCCCGGACCCTTGCGGCCTACCAGGAACTGCACGTGCACTGGAAGGCGATCCTAGCCGAGCTGGACTCGCTCCGCAGCGCGGCCCGGGAACGCCTGCGCGAAGCGGAGTCGCTGGAAGTTGCCCTCGCGGAGATCGACGCCGTCGATCCCCAGCCGGGGGAGGACGAGGTGCTCAAGGCCGAGGCCGTCAAGCTCGCCAACGTCGAGGAACTCCGGATCGCGGCCACCACAGCGCACCAGGCCCTCATCGCGGAGGACTTCGGCGACGGCAGCGACGCCACCGCCCTCGTCGACGCCGCCAAGCGCACCCTCGAACACGTGGCCGAACACGACGAGGAGCTGGGATCCGCGGCGGCGCGGCTGGCCGAGGTCGGTTTCCTGCTCAACGACATCGCCACCGAACTGGCCAGCTACCAGGCCTCCCTCGACACGGAGGGCCCGGAACGGCTCGCCGAGATCGAGGACCGGCGTGCGGCCCTGGCCAAACTCGTGCGCAAGTACGCACCGAGCATCGACGAAGTGCTGGTCTGGGCCGAGGAGGCCCGGGCCCGGTTCGAGGAACTGCAGGACGACTCGACCCGGATCGAAGCGCTGGACGCCGACGTCACCCGCACCGAAGCCGAACTCCGCAAGCAGGCGGCCGCCCTCAGCAAGATCCGCAAGAAAGCCGCCAAGGACCTGTCCGCGCGGGTCAGCGCCGAGCTGAAAGCGCTGGCCATGGCGGATGCGACGCTCGTCATCAACGTCGACCCGGGCGAGCAGCTGGGCCCGTTCGGCGCCGACGACATCTCGTTCCTGCTCCAGCCGCACTCCGGCGCCCCCGCCCGCCCGCTCGGCAAGGGCGCCTCGGGCGGCGAGCTTTCACGCGTGATGCTCGCCATCGAAGTGGTGCTTGCCGCGGTGGATCCGGTGCCGACCTTCGTCTTTGACGAGGTCGACGCCGGCGTCGGCGGCCGCGCCGCCGTCGAGATCGGCCGGCGCCTGGCGATGCTGGCCCGGCACGTCCAGGTCCTCGTGGTCACGCACCTGCCCCAGGTTGCCGCTTTCGCCGACCAGCACATCCGCGTCACCAAGACCTCCGTGCGCGGCGCGGACGGGGCCACCGCGACCGGCTTCACCTCCAGCGACGTCCAGCTCCTGGATGCGGACGAGCGCGTCCGCGAGCTGGCCCGGATGCTGGCCGGCCAGGAGGACTCGGAATCCGCCCAGGCCCACGCCCAGGAACTCCTCGACGACGCCAGGCTCCTGCCGCAGCAGGCCTGA
- a CDS encoding CTP synthase has translation MIGSNSVVQRSNSRVNSRFPGSSKTTKHIFVTGGVASSLGKGLTASSLGHLLRARGLSVTMQKLDPYLNVDPGTMNPFQHGEVFVTDDGAETDLDVGHYERFLDENLEGSANVTTGQVYSTVIAKERRGEYLGDTVQVIPHITDEIKRRMRLPSEGKNAPDVIITEIGGTVGDIESQPFLESARQVRQDIGRGNVFFLHVSLVPYIGPSQELKTKPTQHSVAALRSIGIQPEAIVIRSDREVPQPMRDKIGRMCDVDIDAVIGCPDAPSIYDIPKTLHSQGLDSYIVRALDLPFKDVDWTSWDKLLEAVHNPKHEVEVALVGKYIDLPDAYLSVTEALRAGGFANDTKVKIRWVPSDECETREGAVNSLQGVDAICVPGGFGIRGLEGKLGALKYARETKLPVLGLCLGLQCMVIEYARNVVGLEGASSSEFEPDSKYPVIATMEEQLDIVEGKGDLGGTMRLGLYEAKLDEGSVVAETYGATVVSERHRHRYEVNNKYREQIAAQGLVFSGTSPDGKLVEYVELPREVHPYYVATQAHPELSSRPTRPHPLFAGLVKAALVHQNRVDGPQGAAAKDAPATEASAADAPAVAKPSSAVASK, from the coding sequence ATGATAGGCTCAAACTCCGTGGTGCAGCGATCAAATTCCCGTGTAAATTCCCGGTTCCCGGGCTCGTCCAAGACGACCAAACACATCTTCGTCACCGGTGGTGTGGCGTCCTCGCTCGGCAAAGGACTGACGGCCTCGAGCCTCGGTCACCTGCTGCGGGCACGCGGTTTGTCTGTAACAATGCAAAAGCTCGATCCCTATCTGAACGTGGATCCGGGCACGATGAACCCCTTCCAGCACGGCGAAGTCTTCGTGACTGACGACGGCGCCGAGACGGACCTCGACGTCGGCCATTACGAGCGCTTCCTCGACGAAAACCTCGAAGGCTCGGCCAACGTCACCACCGGCCAGGTGTACTCCACGGTCATCGCCAAGGAGCGCCGCGGCGAGTACCTCGGCGACACCGTCCAGGTCATCCCGCACATCACCGATGAAATCAAGCGCCGCATGCGGCTGCCCTCCGAGGGCAAGAACGCCCCGGACGTCATCATCACCGAGATCGGCGGCACTGTAGGCGACATTGAGTCGCAGCCGTTCCTCGAATCCGCCCGCCAGGTCCGCCAGGACATCGGCCGCGGCAACGTCTTCTTCCTCCACGTGTCACTGGTGCCGTACATCGGCCCGTCGCAGGAGCTGAAGACCAAGCCGACGCAGCACTCCGTGGCCGCGCTGCGCTCCATCGGCATCCAGCCCGAGGCGATCGTGATCCGTTCGGACCGCGAAGTCCCGCAGCCCATGCGCGACAAGATCGGCCGCATGTGCGACGTCGACATCGACGCCGTCATCGGCTGCCCCGACGCCCCGAGCATCTATGACATCCCGAAGACCCTGCACTCCCAGGGCCTGGATTCGTACATCGTCCGCGCCCTGGACCTTCCCTTCAAGGACGTTGACTGGACCAGCTGGGACAAGCTCCTGGAAGCGGTCCACAACCCCAAGCACGAGGTCGAGGTGGCCCTGGTCGGGAAGTACATCGACCTGCCGGACGCTTACCTGTCCGTGACCGAGGCGCTGCGCGCCGGCGGGTTCGCGAACGACACCAAGGTGAAGATCCGCTGGGTCCCCTCGGACGAATGCGAAACCCGGGAAGGCGCGGTCAACTCCCTGCAGGGCGTGGACGCGATCTGTGTTCCCGGCGGCTTCGGCATCCGCGGCCTCGAAGGCAAGCTGGGCGCCTTGAAGTACGCCCGCGAAACCAAGCTCCCGGTGCTCGGCCTGTGCCTGGGCCTGCAGTGCATGGTGATCGAGTACGCCCGCAACGTCGTCGGCCTTGAAGGCGCTTCCTCGTCCGAGTTTGAGCCGGACTCTAAGTACCCGGTGATTGCCACCATGGAAGAGCAGCTGGACATCGTCGAGGGCAAGGGCGACCTGGGCGGCACTATGCGCCTGGGGCTGTACGAGGCCAAGCTGGACGAGGGCTCGGTTGTGGCAGAGACCTACGGCGCCACCGTGGTCAGCGAACGCCACCGCCACCGCTACGAGGTCAACAACAAGTACCGCGAGCAGATCGCCGCGCAGGGCTTGGTGTTCTCCGGAACGTCGCCCGACGGCAAGCTCGTGGAGTACGTGGAACTTCCCCGTGAGGTCCACCCGTACTACGTTGCCACGCAGGCGCACCCCGAGCTCAGCTCCCGCCCGACCCGGCCGCACCCGCTGTTCGCCGGTCTGGTCAAGGCTGCCCTGGTGCACCAGAATCGCGTTGACGGCCCGCAGGGTGCTGCAGCCAAGGATGCTCCGGCAACGGAAGCTTCCGCCGCGGACGCTCCGGCCGTTGCGAAGCCGTCATCGGCCGTAGCGTCCAAGTAA
- a CDS encoding NAD kinase yields MSRRVLILAHTGREESLKAAWEACAQLHASGIVPVMQESELGDMVRFFGRLDHPVEVLHDHVQLPDVELVMVLGGDGTILRAAELVREVDVPLLGVNLGHVGFLAESERADLAQTVEWVASREYTVEERMTIDVQVWVRGQKIWHTWALNEAAIEKGNRERMLEVVTEVDERPLTSFGCDGVVLATPTGSTAYAFSAGGPVVWPEVEALLIVPISAHALFAKPLVVSPRSRLAVEILNRTGAQGVLWCDGRRSVDLPPGARVEVTRSATPVRLARTHQTPFSGRLVRKFELPIQGWRGPMPQAAAIHTGPVPIIRTPRPMPPLPTPPHAGPPYAGPGETTDPSTAK; encoded by the coding sequence ATGAGCAGGCGTGTCCTCATCCTTGCCCACACCGGCCGCGAGGAATCCCTCAAGGCCGCGTGGGAAGCGTGCGCGCAGCTCCACGCCTCCGGCATTGTCCCGGTCATGCAGGAATCCGAGCTCGGCGACATGGTCCGGTTCTTCGGCCGCCTGGACCACCCCGTCGAGGTCCTCCACGACCACGTGCAGCTGCCCGACGTCGAACTTGTCATGGTCCTCGGCGGCGACGGCACCATCCTGCGGGCCGCCGAACTCGTCCGGGAAGTGGATGTGCCGCTGCTGGGCGTCAACCTGGGCCACGTCGGGTTCCTGGCGGAAAGCGAACGGGCGGACCTGGCGCAGACCGTCGAGTGGGTCGCCAGCCGCGAGTACACCGTGGAAGAGCGGATGACGATCGACGTGCAGGTCTGGGTCCGCGGGCAGAAGATTTGGCACACCTGGGCCCTCAACGAGGCCGCGATCGAGAAGGGCAACCGGGAGCGGATGCTCGAGGTGGTCACCGAAGTCGATGAGCGCCCGCTGACATCCTTTGGCTGCGACGGCGTGGTCCTGGCTACCCCCACCGGTTCCACGGCCTACGCTTTCTCGGCCGGCGGACCGGTGGTGTGGCCCGAGGTTGAGGCCCTGCTGATCGTGCCGATCAGCGCGCACGCGCTTTTCGCCAAGCCGCTGGTGGTCTCTCCCCGTTCCCGGCTCGCCGTCGAGATCCTCAACCGGACCGGCGCCCAGGGGGTGCTCTGGTGCGACGGCCGGCGCTCCGTGGACCTGCCGCCCGGCGCCCGCGTGGAAGTCACCCGCTCCGCCACGCCGGTCCGGCTGGCCCGCACCCACCAGACCCCGTTCTCCGGACGGTTGGTCCGGAAGTTCGAGCTCCCCATCCAGGGCTGGCGCGGCCCCATGCCGCAGGCCGCGGCCATCCACACCGGTCCGGTGCCGATCATCCGCACACCGCGGCCGATGCCCCCGCTGCCGACTCCGCCGCACGCTGGACCACCGTACGCCGGGCCCGGCGAAACAACTGATCCCTCGACTGCGAAGTGA
- a CDS encoding RNA polymerase sigma factor translates to MEAAAHGWDVALDRAFAAGDEHALAEAYRKMSPLVHTLALRSLRERASADDVTQEVFIRAWKSRTSYRPDASRLPAWLIGITRNAINDALSARSRQHDLEQSALQLVSDPAATVEAKDVEAVADRITLEDELERLGDPQRAIMHLAFYEDLTHDQISSRLQLPLGTVKSHIRRSLTRLRARLEVEHGTP, encoded by the coding sequence ATGGAGGCTGCCGCGCACGGTTGGGATGTGGCCCTCGATCGTGCGTTTGCCGCCGGAGATGAACATGCCCTCGCCGAGGCATATCGGAAGATGAGTCCTTTGGTTCACACCTTGGCCCTGAGATCCCTGAGGGAGCGTGCCAGCGCCGATGACGTAACCCAGGAGGTCTTTATCCGGGCCTGGAAGTCGAGGACAAGTTATCGCCCCGACGCATCCCGGCTGCCGGCATGGCTGATCGGAATCACCAGGAATGCGATCAACGATGCGCTGTCCGCGCGCTCTCGGCAGCATGACCTCGAACAGTCCGCCCTGCAACTCGTCAGCGACCCAGCCGCGACTGTCGAGGCAAAGGACGTCGAGGCCGTTGCGGATCGCATAACGTTGGAAGATGAACTTGAGCGGCTAGGGGATCCACAGAGGGCAATCATGCACCTGGCGTTTTATGAGGACTTGACCCACGATCAGATCTCATCGCGCCTGCAACTCCCGCTTGGAACGGTCAAGAGCCACATTCGGCGAAGCCTCACCCGATTGCGGGCCCGCCTGGAGGTGGAACATGGCACACCTTGA